In Longimicrobium sp., a genomic segment contains:
- a CDS encoding LysR substrate-binding domain-containing protein — translation MNRTPELRHLRYFVAVAEELHFGRAAERLGIQQPPLTQQIQRLEAVVGAPLLVRRPRVQLTEAGRVLLAHARRLIAQADRGMDEARRAARGESGVLAVGFAASTLPALLATAIRAFRDAAPGVELRLRELPSAAHAAALRDGTIDVSVAREPPPEEGIAREVLMDEELVAVLPPGHALAGSDEIALAALADEPFVHFHRAVAPGLHDRVAALCRAAGFEPRIVQQAHEWLTIVGLVEAGLGVTLAPASFRRLRWGGVAYAALTGPADRTTLVALCHRADDLPPAGERFAAALRDAARARG, via the coding sequence ATGAACCGGACGCCCGAGCTCCGCCACCTGCGCTACTTCGTGGCGGTCGCGGAGGAGCTGCACTTCGGCCGCGCGGCGGAGCGGCTGGGGATCCAGCAGCCGCCGCTCACGCAGCAGATCCAGCGGCTGGAGGCGGTCGTCGGCGCGCCGCTCCTGGTCCGCCGCCCGCGCGTGCAGCTCACCGAGGCCGGGCGCGTGCTGCTGGCCCACGCGCGGCGGCTCATCGCGCAGGCGGACCGGGGGATGGACGAGGCCCGCCGCGCCGCGCGGGGCGAGTCGGGCGTGCTTGCGGTCGGCTTCGCCGCGTCCACGCTGCCGGCGCTGCTGGCCACCGCGATCCGCGCCTTCCGCGACGCCGCGCCGGGCGTGGAGCTGCGCCTGCGCGAGCTCCCGTCCGCCGCGCACGCCGCCGCGCTGCGCGACGGGACGATCGACGTGTCGGTGGCGCGCGAGCCACCGCCGGAGGAGGGGATCGCGCGCGAGGTGCTGATGGACGAGGAGCTGGTGGCCGTCCTCCCGCCCGGCCACGCGCTCGCCGGGAGCGACGAGATCGCGCTGGCGGCGCTGGCGGACGAGCCGTTCGTGCACTTCCACCGCGCGGTGGCGCCGGGGCTGCACGACCGCGTGGCGGCGCTCTGCCGGGCGGCGGGGTTCGAGCCGCGGATCGTGCAGCAGGCGCACGAATGGCTCACCATCGTCGGCCTGGTGGAGGCGGGGCTGGGGGTGACGCTGGCGCCGGCGTCGTTCCGGCGGCTGCGCTGGGGCGGCGTGGCCTACGCGGCGCTCACCGGGCCGGCCGACCGCACCACCCTCGTCGCCCTCTGCCACCGCGCCGACGACCTGCCGCCCGCAGGGGAGCGATTCGCCGCCGCGTTGCGCGACGCCGCCCGCGCGCGGGGCTGA